One genomic region from Cyanobium usitatum str. Tous encodes:
- the ribH gene encoding 6,7-dimethyl-8-ribityllumazine synthase — protein MAIFEGRFTDTAGLRIAVVVARFNDLVTGKLLSGCLDCLLRHGVDTSDASAQLDVAWVPGSFEIPLVAQRLAASGRYQVVITLGAVIRGDTPHFDVVVNEVSKGVAAVARDTGVPVIFGVLTTDTLQQALERAGIKSNLGWNYGLQALEMGSLMAAIPD, from the coding sequence GTGGCGATTTTTGAAGGGCGGTTCACCGATACGGCTGGTCTGCGTATTGCAGTGGTGGTTGCCCGTTTCAATGACCTGGTGACTGGCAAGCTGCTGAGCGGCTGTCTCGACTGCCTCTTGCGCCACGGTGTCGACACCAGTGATGCCAGTGCCCAGTTGGATGTGGCCTGGGTGCCCGGCAGCTTTGAGATCCCCCTGGTGGCCCAGCGCCTGGCGGCCAGTGGTCGCTACCAGGTGGTGATCACCTTGGGCGCTGTGATTCGCGGCGACACCCCCCACTTCGATGTGGTGGTGAATGAGGTGAGCAAAGGCGTGGCAGCGGTGGCCCGCGACACCGGCGTGCCGGTGATCTTTGGGGTACTCACCACCGACACCCTGCAACAGGCCCTAGAGCGGGCCGGCATCAAGAGCAACCTGGGCTGGAACTACGGCTTGCAGGCCCTGGAGATGGGCAGCTTGATGGCGGCTATTCCCGACTAA
- the mutS gene encoding DNA mismatch repair protein MutS produces the protein MAAEAEQQLSLTAALGLAEEPQPAPEPGPSRPRSRQRQAAPASPPAPSPSPDSDLPPWHHHSLVAAEQLTPMLRHYVELKAAHPDRVLLYRLGDFFECFFEDAITLSRLLELTLTGKEAGKALGRVPMAGIPHHAAERYCAELVRRGLSVALCDQLESTAAKGELLKRGITRVLTPGTVLEEGLLAARLNNWLCAVVLEGACWGLAVADVSTGEFRVTERTGSAGLHQELLQVEAAEVLWPANPSASPTWCPEALRLTPLPRTPFEAPEASATLKQRFGLASLAGLGLGEAPLALRAAGGLVAYLDSTLQEQQVPLDPPTTWHAGDQLVLDAATRRNLELTKTQLGGSVHGSLLWALDRTHTAMGGRCLRRWLLAPLVERPAILERQRGVSELVADRGLRLALRRLLRPMGDLERLAGRAGAGSASARDLVALADGLERLPQLAAQLAQASSAPLQALARPWPELESLAGELRHTLLDTPPLSLTDGGLIHDGVDPSLDDLRNQLDDQDAWLAQQEAEERRLSGLTSLKLQYHRTFGYFLAVSKAKAAAVPQHWIRRQTLANEERFVTPALRNREGAIQQVKARAAQREYELFCALRVKVGEQAAAIRHAARLVAELDAIAALAEVAATSGYCCPEITDPASPEARLLQIEAGRHPVVEQLLVEEPFTANSVVLGGTPDLIILTGPNASGKSCYLRQTGLLQLMAQMGSWIPATSARLGIADRLFTRVGAGDDLAAGQSTFMVEMAETANILHHASERSLVLLDEIGRGTATFDGLSIAWAVAEHLATPPERGGIGARSIFATHYHELNALAGQLPNVANAQVLVQETGDALVFLHQVAPGGASRSYGIEAARLAGVPAAVVLRARQVLGRIEANSVVRVNQEIKGGGALAA, from the coding sequence GTGGCCGCGGAAGCCGAACAACAGCTTTCGCTCACCGCCGCCCTGGGCCTGGCCGAAGAGCCCCAGCCCGCTCCCGAGCCCGGCCCAAGCCGGCCCCGCAGCCGTCAGCGCCAAGCCGCCCCAGCCTCTCCACCGGCCCCCAGCCCAAGCCCAGACTCCGACCTACCCCCCTGGCACCACCACAGCCTGGTGGCAGCCGAGCAGCTGACGCCGATGCTGCGTCACTACGTGGAGCTCAAGGCCGCCCATCCCGATCGGGTGCTGCTCTACCGCCTCGGCGACTTCTTCGAGTGCTTCTTCGAAGACGCCATCACCCTCTCGCGCCTGCTGGAGCTGACCCTCACCGGCAAGGAGGCCGGCAAGGCGCTCGGTCGGGTGCCGATGGCGGGCATCCCCCACCATGCCGCCGAGCGCTACTGCGCTGAACTGGTGCGCCGCGGCCTCAGCGTCGCCCTCTGCGACCAGCTGGAAAGCACCGCGGCCAAAGGCGAACTGCTCAAGCGCGGCATCACCCGGGTGCTTACCCCCGGCACGGTGCTTGAAGAGGGCCTGCTGGCGGCCCGCCTCAACAACTGGCTTTGCGCCGTGGTGCTGGAGGGCGCGTGCTGGGGCCTGGCGGTGGCCGATGTCAGCACCGGTGAATTCCGGGTCACCGAGCGGACCGGCAGCGCCGGCTTGCACCAGGAGCTGCTGCAGGTGGAGGCCGCCGAGGTGCTCTGGCCCGCCAATCCCAGCGCCAGCCCCACCTGGTGCCCCGAGGCCCTGCGGCTGACGCCCCTGCCCCGCACCCCCTTTGAGGCACCGGAAGCATCCGCCACCCTCAAGCAGCGCTTCGGCCTGGCCAGCCTTGCTGGCCTGGGGCTCGGCGAAGCGCCGCTGGCCCTGCGGGCGGCGGGCGGCCTGGTGGCCTACCTCGACAGCACCCTGCAAGAGCAGCAAGTGCCGCTGGATCCGCCCACCACCTGGCACGCCGGCGATCAGCTGGTGCTCGATGCCGCCACCCGCCGCAACCTGGAGCTCACCAAAACCCAGCTAGGCGGCAGCGTGCATGGCTCCCTGCTCTGGGCGCTGGATCGCACCCACACCGCCATGGGCGGCCGCTGCCTGCGCCGCTGGCTGCTGGCGCCGCTGGTGGAGCGCCCCGCGATCCTGGAGCGCCAGAGGGGGGTGAGTGAGCTAGTGGCCGACCGCGGCCTGCGGCTAGCCCTACGCCGGCTGCTGCGGCCCATGGGCGACCTGGAGCGCCTGGCCGGCCGCGCCGGCGCCGGCAGCGCCTCGGCCCGGGATCTGGTGGCCCTCGCCGATGGTCTCGAGCGCCTGCCCCAACTCGCCGCCCAGCTCGCCCAAGCCAGCAGCGCGCCGCTGCAGGCCCTGGCCCGCCCCTGGCCCGAGCTCGAAAGCCTGGCCGGCGAGCTGCGCCACACCCTGCTCGACACCCCACCCCTATCGCTCACCGATGGCGGCCTGATCCACGACGGCGTCGATCCAAGCCTCGACGACCTGCGCAACCAGCTCGACGACCAGGACGCCTGGCTGGCCCAGCAGGAAGCCGAGGAGCGCCGGCTCAGCGGCCTCACCAGCCTCAAACTCCAGTACCACCGCACCTTCGGCTACTTCCTCGCGGTGTCTAAGGCCAAGGCGGCGGCGGTGCCACAGCACTGGATCCGCCGCCAAACCCTGGCCAACGAGGAGCGCTTCGTCACCCCGGCCCTGCGCAACCGCGAGGGCGCCATCCAGCAGGTCAAGGCCCGCGCCGCCCAGCGCGAATACGAGCTGTTCTGCGCCCTTCGGGTGAAGGTGGGCGAGCAGGCCGCCGCCATCCGCCACGCCGCCCGGCTGGTGGCCGAGCTCGATGCGATCGCCGCCCTGGCCGAGGTGGCCGCCACCAGCGGCTACTGCTGCCCCGAGATCACCGACCCCGCCAGTCCAGAGGCCCGCCTGCTGCAGATCGAAGCAGGCCGCCACCCGGTGGTGGAGCAGCTGCTGGTGGAGGAACCCTTCACCGCCAACAGTGTGGTGCTAGGTGGCACCCCCGACCTGATCATCCTCACCGGCCCCAACGCCAGCGGCAAGAGCTGCTACCTGCGCCAAACCGGCCTGCTGCAGCTGATGGCCCAGATGGGCAGCTGGATCCCAGCCACTTCCGCCCGCCTCGGCATCGCCGATCGTCTCTTCACCCGCGTCGGCGCCGGCGACGACCTGGCGGCCGGCCAATCCACCTTCATGGTGGAAATGGCCGAAACCGCCAACATCCTTCACCACGCCAGCGAGCGCTCCTTGGTGCTGCTCGACGAGATCGGTCGCGGCACCGCCACCTTCGATGGCCTCTCGATCGCCTGGGCCGTGGCCGAGCACCTGGCCACCCCCCCGGAGCGCGGCGGCATCGGCGCCCGCTCGATCTTCGCCACCCACTACCACGAACTCAACGCCCTCGCAGGCCAGCTGCCCAACGTCGCCAACGCCCAGGTGCTGGTGCAGGAAACCGGCGACGCCCTGGTGTTCCTGCACCAAGTAGCCCCCGGCGGCGCCAGCCGCAGCTACGGCATCGAGGCCGCCCGTCTGGCCGGCGTGCCCGCCGCGGTGGTGCTGCGGGCCCGCCAGGTGCTGGGCCGCATCGAAGCCAACAGCGTCGTGCGGGTGAATCAGGAGATCAAAGGGGGCGGCGCACTCGCCGCCTGA
- the rfbD gene encoding dTDP-4-dehydrorhamnose reductase gives MKVLLTGAAGQLGQALRQQVPAGVELIATCRSGGDGLLALDLAEAGACRAAIRDHRPDWVLNAGAYTAVDKAESEPELALAVNGGAPRAFAEALLETGGRLLQVSTDFVFNGSQGSPYRPEQSRDPLGVYGSSKAAGEEAVEQLLGPAAGGAGAGRGVILRTSWVMGPVGKNFALTMLRLHRERQQIGVVEDQVGCPTSTHTLAAACWRVISAGISAPVLHWSDAGAASWFDVAVAVGELAQELGLLEQPALVNPLTTAEYPLPAQRPSYSLLDCSSSRKALGLAPTPWRQALRQLLVTLQ, from the coding sequence GTGAAGGTGCTGCTCACCGGCGCTGCCGGCCAACTTGGCCAGGCGCTGCGCCAGCAGGTGCCTGCGGGAGTGGAGCTGATCGCCACCTGCCGCAGCGGCGGCGATGGCTTGCTGGCCCTGGATCTGGCTGAGGCCGGCGCCTGTCGCGCAGCCATACGTGATCACCGCCCCGATTGGGTGCTCAACGCCGGCGCCTACACGGCGGTGGACAAGGCCGAGAGCGAGCCAGAGCTGGCCTTGGCGGTGAATGGCGGCGCGCCGCGGGCCTTTGCTGAGGCGCTGCTGGAAACGGGTGGACGCTTGCTGCAGGTGAGCACTGATTTTGTGTTTAACGGCAGCCAGGGCAGCCCTTACCGCCCCGAGCAGAGCCGCGATCCCCTGGGGGTCTACGGCAGTAGCAAGGCCGCTGGAGAGGAAGCGGTGGAGCAGCTACTGGGCCCCGCTGCTGGCGGCGCAGGGGCAGGGCGGGGAGTGATTTTGCGCACCAGCTGGGTGATGGGGCCGGTGGGCAAGAACTTTGCCCTCACCATGCTGCGGCTGCACCGGGAACGCCAGCAGATCGGCGTGGTGGAAGACCAGGTGGGTTGCCCCACCAGCACCCATACCCTGGCGGCGGCTTGCTGGCGGGTGATCAGCGCTGGCATTAGTGCGCCGGTGCTGCATTGGAGCGATGCGGGAGCCGCTAGCTGGTTTGACGTGGCTGTGGCAGTGGGCGAGTTGGCTCAGGAGCTGGGGCTCTTGGAGCAGCCAGCTCTTGTGAATCCGCTCACTACGGCGGAATATCCACTGCCGGCCCAGCGGCCCAGTTACTCGCTGCTGGATTGCTCCAGCAGCCGCAAGGCCCTTGGCCTGGCCCCCACCCCTTGGCGGCAGGCGCTGCGTCAACTTCTCGTAACTCTCCAATGA
- a CDS encoding AbrB/MazE/SpoVT family DNA-binding domain-containing protein, whose protein sequence is MDVTTVSPKFQVVIPRGVREQMGLKAGQKLQVVPLPGRIELVPVAAPGTLRGFVAGPNSFDRDLDRELGHD, encoded by the coding sequence ATGGATGTCACCACGGTGTCGCCGAAGTTTCAGGTTGTCATCCCCCGCGGCGTCCGTGAGCAGATGGGTCTGAAGGCAGGGCAGAAGCTACAGGTGGTGCCGCTACCAGGCCGGATCGAGCTGGTGCCCGTGGCAGCACCTGGCACCTTGCGGGGCTTCGTGGCCGGGCCTAACAGCTTCGACCGCGACCTGGATCGCGAACTCGGCCATGACTGA
- the psbZ gene encoding photosystem II reaction center protein PsbZ, with translation MQILNTLTVLALVVLSFALIVAVPVLYASSEDSGRSNRLILLGGLAWVALVLLNWGMSIFVV, from the coding sequence ATGCAGATCCTCAACACCCTCACCGTTTTGGCTCTGGTGGTGCTGTCGTTCGCCTTGATTGTGGCGGTGCCGGTGCTGTACGCCAGCAGTGAAGATTCAGGACGCTCCAATCGCCTGATCCTGCTTGGCGGACTCGCGTGGGTGGCCCTGGTGCTGCTCAACTGGGGTATGAGCATCTTTGTGGTCTGA
- the rfbA gene encoding glucose-1-phosphate thymidylyltransferase RfbA, whose amino-acid sequence MTRKGIILAGGSGTRLHPITQAVSKQLLPVYDKPMIYYPLSTLMLAGIREVLVISTPHDLASFERLLGDGSAWGMDIRYAVQPSPDGLAQAFLIGADFLSGSPAALVLGDNLFHGHDLIPQLQASNGEGDGATVFAYPVRDPERYGVVEFAPDGQVLSLEEKPAQPRSRYAVTGLYFYDDSVVERARHIQPSPRGELEITDLNRQYLDEGLLRVELMGRGMAWLDTGTCDSLHEAASYIRTLEHRQGLKVGCPEEVAWRLGWISAEQLAALAAPLRKSGYGDYLLQLLEVSNAG is encoded by the coding sequence ATGACCCGTAAGGGAATTATTTTGGCCGGAGGCAGCGGCACTCGGCTGCATCCGATCACCCAGGCGGTGAGTAAGCAGCTGCTGCCGGTGTACGACAAGCCGATGATCTATTACCCGCTCAGTACGTTGATGCTGGCTGGAATTCGGGAGGTGCTGGTTATCAGCACGCCCCATGATTTGGCATCTTTTGAGCGTTTGCTGGGAGATGGCAGCGCTTGGGGCATGGATATTCGCTATGCCGTTCAGCCGAGTCCGGATGGTTTAGCTCAGGCTTTTTTGATCGGTGCTGATTTTTTAAGTGGCTCTCCGGCGGCACTGGTGCTGGGCGACAACCTCTTCCACGGCCACGATTTGATTCCCCAGCTGCAGGCCAGTAATGGCGAAGGGGATGGAGCCACGGTGTTTGCCTATCCGGTGCGCGATCCCGAGCGCTACGGGGTGGTGGAGTTTGCGCCAGACGGCCAGGTGCTGAGCCTGGAAGAGAAGCCAGCGCAGCCCCGTTCGCGCTACGCGGTGACCGGTCTTTACTTCTACGACGACTCTGTGGTGGAGCGTGCTCGCCATATCCAACCGTCGCCACGGGGCGAGCTGGAGATCACCGATCTCAACCGCCAATATCTAGATGAGGGGTTGCTGCGGGTGGAGCTGATGGGCCGGGGCATGGCTTGGCTGGATACGGGCACCTGCGACTCGCTGCATGAGGCAGCCAGCTACATCCGCACCTTGGAGCACCGCCAGGGCCTGAAGGTGGGCTGCCCGGAGGAGGTGGCCTGGCGTCTGGGCTGGATCAGCGCTGAGCAGCTCGCGGCCCTGGCCGCCCCGCTGCGCAAGAGTGGCTACGGCGACTATTTGCTGCAATTGCTTGAGGTCTCCAATGCAGGTTGA
- a CDS encoding GNAT family N-acetyltransferase, giving the protein MAALRLLIHAPGAPGLRWFGLGPGLRPSRGLGKLQRLFNKHAFWAQRRSFADLRRLLAGSRVVVSLWKGKRLVGFGRASSDGIYRAVLWDVVVAGDLHGQGLGRRVVEALLAAPALRGVERVYLMTTNSAGFYEQLGFRDAAPQALLVKQGVSGGSRVSTG; this is encoded by the coding sequence ATGGCAGCACTGCGCCTCCTAATCCACGCCCCTGGCGCCCCTGGCCTGCGCTGGTTCGGCCTCGGCCCAGGGCTGCGACCCAGCCGCGGCCTAGGGAAGCTGCAGCGTCTGTTCAACAAGCACGCCTTCTGGGCCCAGAGGCGCAGCTTTGCAGATCTACGCCGCCTACTCGCCGGCAGCAGAGTGGTGGTGAGCCTGTGGAAGGGCAAGCGGCTAGTGGGATTCGGCCGGGCCAGCAGCGACGGCATCTACCGCGCCGTGCTCTGGGATGTGGTGGTGGCTGGCGACCTGCACGGCCAGGGCCTCGGCCGCCGAGTGGTGGAGGCCCTGCTGGCCGCGCCAGCCCTGCGGGGCGTCGAGCGCGTTTACCTAATGACCACCAACAGCGCCGGCTTCTACGAGCAGCTGGGCTTCCGTGATGCAGCCCCCCAGGCCCTACTGGTTAAACAAGGAGTTTCAGGGGGCTCAAGGGTTTCGACCGGATAG
- a CDS encoding type II toxin-antitoxin system VapC family toxin has protein sequence MTERLWLVDSSGWIEYFTDGPNASCFALAIEQPKGLVVPSLSLLEVYRWMLRQHGEGPAVQAIALMRQGTEIALDAALALQAAQLGLQWKLPLADSVMLATALAHQATLLTQDADFEGIPEVEFIPKKS, from the coding sequence ATGACTGAAAGGCTCTGGCTAGTGGATTCATCAGGCTGGATCGAATATTTCACCGATGGCCCTAATGCCAGCTGCTTCGCCCTGGCCATCGAGCAGCCGAAGGGCCTGGTGGTGCCAAGCCTGAGTTTGCTTGAGGTGTATCGCTGGATGCTGCGTCAGCACGGCGAGGGACCCGCCGTTCAGGCGATCGCCCTGATGCGTCAGGGCACAGAAATTGCTCTGGATGCCGCGCTGGCTTTACAGGCAGCCCAACTGGGACTGCAGTGGAAGCTGCCGCTCGCTGACAGCGTGATGCTGGCCACCGCCTTGGCCCACCAGGCCACCTTGCTCACCCAGGACGCCGACTTCGAGGGAATTCCCGAGGTGGAGTTCATTCCCAAAAAAAGCTGA
- the rfbC gene encoding dTDP-4-dehydrorhamnose 3,5-epimerase has protein sequence MQVEQLSTASGVVIEGPLLITPQIFGDGRGFFYESWNQRRFDEAVGCSTTFVQDNHSRSCRGVLRGLHYQLEPEPQGKLVRCPVGVIFDVAVDLRRSSATFGQWVGAELSADNQQQLWVPVGFGHGFLTLSESAEVLYKASGYWSKSCERSLRWNDPDLAIAWPLGGMEPLLAQKDADAPELAAVMAAGEVFA, from the coding sequence ATGCAGGTTGAGCAGCTGAGCACAGCCTCCGGTGTGGTGATTGAGGGTCCGCTGCTGATCACGCCCCAGATTTTTGGCGATGGGCGGGGCTTTTTCTATGAGAGTTGGAACCAGCGCCGCTTTGATGAAGCAGTGGGCTGCTCCACCACCTTTGTGCAGGACAACCATTCGCGCTCTTGCCGCGGGGTATTGCGCGGCCTGCACTACCAGCTGGAGCCCGAACCCCAGGGGAAACTGGTGCGCTGCCCGGTGGGTGTGATTTTTGATGTGGCGGTAGACCTGCGCCGCAGTTCCGCCACTTTTGGCCAGTGGGTGGGAGCGGAGCTCAGCGCTGACAATCAGCAGCAGCTGTGGGTGCCGGTGGGCTTTGGCCACGGCTTCCTAACGCTGAGCGAGAGCGCTGAGGTGCTCTACAAGGCCAGCGGCTACTGGAGCAAGAGCTGCGAGCGCTCCCTGCGTTGGAACGACCCGGATCTCGCCATCGCCTGGCCCCTGGGCGGCATGGAGCCTTTGCTGGCGCAGAAGGATGCTGATGCCCCTGAGCTTGCGGCAGTGATGGCGGCTGGGGAGGTATTTGCGTGA